Proteins encoded in a region of the Streptomyces violaceoruber genome:
- a CDS encoding MalY/PatB family protein → MTAHSAPAAPGPASAPYDFDTPVDRRGTWCTQWDYVQDRFGVPDLLPFTISDMDFETAPEVLAALRGRLEHGVLGYSRWRQDDFLSAIVHWYAARHGTAVDPGSVVYAPSVVYQVSRLLHLWSRPGDGVVAHTPMYDAFPRTVAASGRRLLECPLDDWPELERLLALPDTAVLLLCSPHNPTGRVWSAAELDRMARLCARHGVAVVSDEIHSDLAHAPHLHRPWVRHAGDGRWAVVTSASKSFNIPALTGSYGIVGDPASRDAYLRQLKDADGLSSPAVLSLVGHIAAYREGAPWLDALRTYLAGNLAMVADRLRAAFPGLDWRPPQAGYLAWIDLRPLGVDDEELQRELVEVEKVAVMPGAAYGSPGRVRLNVGCPRSKAEAGVEALVRALGRLTGTQRR, encoded by the coding sequence GTGACCGCGCACTCGGCTCCCGCCGCACCGGGGCCCGCGTCCGCGCCGTACGACTTCGACACCCCGGTGGACCGGCGCGGCACCTGGTGCACGCAGTGGGACTACGTGCAGGACCGGTTCGGCGTGCCGGACCTGCTGCCGTTCACGATCTCCGACATGGACTTCGAGACCGCCCCCGAGGTGCTGGCGGCGCTGCGCGGCCGTCTGGAGCACGGGGTGCTCGGCTACTCCCGCTGGCGCCAGGACGACTTCCTGTCCGCGATCGTCCACTGGTACGCGGCACGGCACGGCACGGCCGTGGACCCCGGGTCGGTCGTCTACGCGCCCTCCGTGGTCTACCAGGTCTCGCGGTTGCTGCACCTGTGGTCGCGGCCGGGTGACGGGGTGGTCGCCCACACCCCGATGTACGACGCGTTCCCCAGGACGGTCGCGGCAAGCGGCCGGCGGCTCCTGGAGTGTCCCCTGGACGACTGGCCGGAGCTGGAACGGCTGCTGGCGCTCCCCGACACGGCCGTGCTGCTGCTGTGTTCGCCGCACAACCCGACGGGCAGGGTGTGGTCGGCCGCGGAGCTGGACCGGATGGCCCGGCTGTGCGCACGACACGGCGTGGCGGTCGTCAGCGACGAGATCCACTCCGACCTGGCCCACGCCCCGCACCTCCACCGTCCCTGGGTCCGCCACGCCGGCGACGGCCGCTGGGCCGTGGTCACCTCGGCGTCCAAGTCCTTCAACATTCCCGCGCTGACCGGCAGTTACGGCATCGTCGGCGACCCGGCCTCGCGCGACGCCTACCTGCGGCAGCTCAAGGACGCGGACGGGCTCTCCTCCCCCGCGGTGCTGTCGCTGGTCGGCCACATCGCCGCGTACCGCGAGGGGGCGCCCTGGCTGGACGCGCTGCGGACGTATCTCGCGGGCAACCTCGCGATGGTCGCCGACCGCCTCCGGGCGGCGTTCCCGGGGCTCGACTGGCGGCCCCCGCAGGCGGGTTACCTGGCGTGGATCGACCTGCGCCCGCTGGGCGTCGACGACGAGGAGCTGCAACGCGAACTGGTGGAGGTCGAGAAGGTGGCGGTCATGCCCGGGGCCGCCTACGGCTCCCCGGGACGGGTACGGCTCAACGTCGGGTGCCCCCGGTCGAAGGCGGAGGCGGGCGTCGAGGCGTTGGTGCGGGCGCTGGGGCGCCTCACCGGCACACAGCGGCGATGA
- the malX gene encoding maltose/glucose-specific PTS transporter subunit IIBC, whose product MQKTKAALWEFLQGLGKTFMLPVALLAFCGIMLGIGSSLSSDAVTDNVAFLKGEGFHLVFTWMANTGLVAFTFLPVLFAMAIPLGLAREDKGVAAFSGFVGFVAMNLAVNFYLTAKGVDFEDEKAIEHYGIADVLGVQSIDTGLLGAVAVGIVVSLLHRRFRTQRMPDALAFFGGLRFVPIVSALVLSVLGLLIPLVWPTFNGWISAVGRGIGHTGVFGPFFFGMGEVLLRPIGLHHILVAMFRFTDVGGSGTVCGDHVSGALNLFYAQLDCSAAPGSAVTDATHFLSQGKMAAYLGGLPGAALAMYHCARRRMRPEIKALLVSGVVACVVGGITEPLEFLFLFVAPWLYLVHAVLVGLGFLTAAVLGVFIGNTDGNVIDWLVFGVLQGSTTKWYLVPVIAAVWFAAYYFLFRWAITRFDLKTPGREDPPADDEHDEHDEHDGAHDAEHAEEQAGAAPEPARELVAGKYDAAAMLDAIGGAGNIRSLDNCITRLRMTVADAEAVDEARLKKLGAVGVVKLDGHNVQVVIGPQVQSVKDAIATMVPAGRP is encoded by the coding sequence ATGCAGAAGACCAAGGCCGCACTCTGGGAATTCCTCCAGGGGCTCGGCAAGACGTTCATGCTCCCGGTGGCCCTGCTCGCGTTCTGCGGCATCATGCTGGGCATCGGCTCCTCGCTGTCGAGTGACGCGGTCACTGACAACGTTGCCTTCCTGAAGGGCGAGGGCTTCCACCTCGTCTTCACCTGGATGGCCAACACGGGCCTGGTCGCCTTCACCTTCCTGCCCGTCCTCTTCGCCATGGCGATCCCGCTCGGCCTCGCCCGCGAGGACAAGGGCGTGGCCGCGTTCTCCGGTTTCGTCGGCTTCGTCGCCATGAACCTCGCGGTGAACTTCTACCTCACCGCCAAGGGCGTCGACTTCGAGGACGAGAAGGCGATCGAGCACTACGGCATAGCCGACGTGCTGGGCGTGCAGTCCATCGACACGGGACTGCTCGGCGCCGTGGCCGTTGGCATCGTTGTCAGCCTGCTCCACCGGCGCTTCCGCACCCAGCGGATGCCCGACGCGCTGGCCTTCTTCGGCGGGCTGCGCTTCGTCCCGATCGTCTCGGCCCTGGTCCTGAGCGTGCTCGGTCTGCTCATCCCGCTGGTGTGGCCGACCTTCAACGGCTGGATCAGCGCGGTCGGCCGCGGCATCGGGCACACGGGCGTCTTCGGACCGTTCTTCTTCGGCATGGGCGAAGTACTGCTGCGCCCGATCGGCCTGCACCACATCCTCGTCGCCATGTTCCGCTTCACGGACGTCGGCGGCTCGGGAACCGTCTGCGGCGACCACGTCTCCGGCGCACTGAACCTGTTCTACGCCCAGTTGGACTGCTCGGCGGCACCGGGCTCCGCCGTCACCGACGCCACGCACTTCCTCTCCCAGGGCAAGATGGCGGCCTACCTGGGCGGCCTGCCGGGCGCCGCGCTCGCGATGTACCACTGCGCGAGGCGCCGTATGCGGCCGGAGATCAAGGCCCTGCTCGTGTCCGGTGTGGTGGCCTGCGTGGTCGGCGGCATCACGGAGCCGCTGGAGTTCCTGTTCCTGTTCGTCGCCCCGTGGCTGTACCTCGTCCACGCGGTCCTGGTGGGACTGGGCTTCCTCACGGCGGCCGTGCTCGGCGTGTTCATCGGCAACACGGACGGCAACGTCATCGACTGGCTCGTCTTCGGTGTGCTCCAGGGCTCGACGACCAAGTGGTATCTGGTGCCGGTGATCGCGGCGGTGTGGTTCGCCGCGTACTACTTCCTGTTCCGCTGGGCCATCACCCGCTTCGACCTCAAGACGCCCGGCCGGGAGGACCCGCCGGCGGACGACGAGCACGACGAGCACGACGAGCACGACGGTGCGCATGACGCGGAACACGCGGAGGAGCAGGCCGGAGCGGCTCCTGAGCCGGCGCGCGAGCTGGTCGCCGGGAAGTACGACGCGGCCGCCATGCTCGACGCGATCGGCGGCGCCGGCAACATCCGGTCCCTGGACAACTGCATCACCCGCCTGCGCATGACGGTGGCGGACGCCGAAGCGGTGGACGAGGCCCGGCTGAAGAAGCTGGGGGCCGTGGGCGTCGTCAAGCTCGACGGGCACAACGTCCAGGTCGTCATCGGTCCGCAGGTGCAGTCCGTGAAGGACGCCATCGCGACGATGGTCCCGGCGGGCCGGCCGTGA
- a CDS encoding helix-turn-helix domain-containing protein — protein sequence MVLEIAGLSPDEESVYALLVTFGRAGAADLAERDGMPVERMDRVLESLTAKGLASPTDGVPRLYQAAPPDVALLPRLKRSAEALDLAQHEAARLIESYRDTMRRRDAGQLLEVITGAEALRQHLRQIQTSVREEMLWFCKAQYVAMPSGSNTEEFEALARGVRYRVLYEKAFFDDEGAVDNVVAGVRAGEVARAVPQLPLRLAIADRAVAVFPLVAGGPHGSPEEPTTALVRDSNLLAALIALFERYWEDAVPLDVDDSGELSGTDGPAAPDALAPTDRRLLSLLVAGVADKAIASQMQLSRRTVQRRIQGMMERANAATRMQLAWQAARRGWL from the coding sequence GTGGTGCTGGAGATCGCTGGGCTGTCGCCCGACGAGGAGTCGGTGTACGCACTGCTCGTCACCTTCGGCCGGGCCGGCGCCGCCGACCTGGCGGAGCGTGACGGCATGCCGGTCGAGCGGATGGACCGCGTCCTGGAGTCGCTCACCGCCAAGGGCCTCGCCAGCCCCACCGACGGCGTCCCCCGCCTCTACCAGGCGGCGCCGCCCGATGTCGCCCTGCTGCCCCGGCTCAAGCGCAGTGCCGAGGCGCTGGACCTCGCCCAGCACGAGGCGGCCCGGCTGATCGAGTCCTACCGGGACACCATGCGCAGGCGGGACGCGGGGCAGCTCCTTGAGGTCATCACCGGCGCCGAGGCGCTGCGCCAGCACCTGCGGCAGATCCAGACCAGCGTGCGCGAGGAGATGCTCTGGTTCTGCAAGGCGCAGTACGTGGCCATGCCCTCGGGCAGCAACACCGAGGAGTTCGAGGCACTGGCCCGCGGGGTGCGCTACCGGGTGCTGTACGAGAAGGCGTTCTTCGACGACGAGGGCGCGGTCGACAACGTCGTGGCGGGGGTGCGGGCCGGTGAGGTCGCCCGTGCCGTGCCGCAACTCCCGCTGCGCCTGGCGATCGCGGACCGCGCGGTGGCCGTCTTCCCGCTCGTCGCCGGGGGGCCGCACGGCAGTCCGGAGGAACCCACGACGGCGCTGGTCAGGGACAGCAATCTGCTGGCGGCCCTGATCGCGCTGTTCGAGCGGTACTGGGAGGACGCCGTCCCGCTGGACGTCGACGACTCGGGCGAACTCTCCGGGACCGACGGGCCCGCGGCGCCCGACGCGCTGGCCCCCACCGACCGCAGGCTGCTGTCGCTGCTGGTGGCGGGAGTGGCCGACAAGGCGATCGCCTCCCAGATGCAGCTCAGCCGCCGCACGGTCCAGCGCCGTATCCAGGGCATGATGGAACGCGCCAACGCCGCGACCCGCATGCAGCTCGCCTGGCAGGCGGCGCGGCGGGGATGGTTGTGA